Proteins from one Dysgonomonas sp. HDW5A genomic window:
- a CDS encoding HAD family hydrolase produces MKPDSLIFDMDGTLWDAVDTYAYSWTQVLKEMGIDKTLTKQDIQGYMGMEAKQIYKEIFPQLPEETIEQIYRNIIVKTDELLPKMGGNIYPDVLEGIEQLSRKYKLFMLSNCQKGSIRDFMVYTETKPYFCDYIEYGSNHQPKHINMKTLIDRYNLKAPMYIGDTDSDRKQSDLAYVPFVFVSWGFGKTDSYAHKFDTMKDLTEYFMNL; encoded by the coding sequence ATGAAACCCGATAGTTTGATTTTTGACATGGACGGTACTCTTTGGGATGCCGTAGATACTTATGCTTATAGCTGGACACAGGTTTTGAAGGAAATGGGAATAGACAAAACCCTTACTAAACAAGACATCCAAGGCTATATGGGCATGGAAGCAAAACAGATATACAAGGAGATTTTTCCTCAATTACCGGAAGAGACTATCGAACAAATATATCGAAATATTATCGTCAAAACAGACGAACTGCTACCTAAAATGGGTGGTAATATTTATCCTGATGTATTGGAAGGTATTGAGCAATTATCGCGAAAATATAAATTATTTATGCTGAGTAATTGTCAGAAAGGAAGCATTCGTGACTTTATGGTATATACCGAAACAAAACCATACTTCTGCGATTATATCGAATATGGCTCTAATCATCAGCCTAAACACATCAATATGAAAACATTGATAGACCGATATAATCTAAAGGCTCCGATGTATATAGGTGACACCGATTCGGACAGAAAGCAATCTGATCTGGCTTATGTTCCTTTTGTCTTCGTATCCTGGGGATTTGGAAAAACAGATTCTTATGCTCATAAGTTCGACACAATGAAAGATTTAACCGAATATTTTATGAATCTGTAA
- the purU gene encoding formyltetrahydrofolate deformylase, whose product MKDSRAIILIYSPDQPGLVAAVTDFICVNRGNIIQLEQHVDKQEDIFFMRVEWDIENFLIPKDKIGEYFQTMYANKFEMTFRLYFNDYTPKMAVFVSKMSHCLFDILARYTAGEWNVEIPLIISNHEDLRWVAEKFGIEYQVIKITKENKEEMEAKQKALLKEKGIDFIVLARYMQILTDEFIKEYPNRIINIHHSFLPAFVGAKPYHAAYERGVKIIGATSHYVTTELDAGPIIEQDITRISHRDSISDLVRKGQDLEKIVLSHGIEYHINRRVLVYKNKTILFS is encoded by the coding sequence ATGAAAGATTCTCGTGCTATTATTCTGATTTATTCTCCCGATCAGCCGGGTTTAGTAGCTGCCGTTACTGATTTTATCTGTGTAAACAGAGGAAATATCATTCAACTCGAACAACATGTAGATAAGCAAGAAGATATTTTCTTTATGCGGGTCGAATGGGATATCGAGAATTTTTTGATTCCCAAAGATAAGATTGGAGAATATTTTCAGACCATGTATGCCAATAAGTTTGAGATGACTTTCAGACTGTATTTCAATGATTATACACCGAAAATGGCAGTATTTGTATCTAAAATGTCACATTGCCTTTTCGATATTCTGGCACGTTATACTGCAGGCGAATGGAACGTTGAGATACCGCTTATTATAAGTAATCACGAAGATTTACGCTGGGTTGCCGAGAAATTTGGGATAGAATATCAGGTAATCAAAATCACCAAAGAGAATAAAGAAGAGATGGAAGCCAAACAAAAGGCTCTACTCAAAGAAAAAGGCATCGATTTTATTGTTTTGGCACGTTATATGCAAATTCTGACAGACGAATTCATCAAAGAATACCCAAACAGGATTATCAATATACATCATTCATTTCTTCCAGCGTTTGTTGGAGCAAAGCCATATCATGCAGCTTACGAAAGAGGTGTGAAAATTATAGGTGCAACAAGCCATTATGTTACAACTGAACTGGATGCAGGTCCTATTATCGAACAAGATATTACACGCATATCGCATCGCGACAGCATCTCCGATTTGGTGCGTAAAGGACAGGATTTAGAGAAAATTGTATTGTCGCATGGTATCGAATACCATATCAACAGAAGAGTGTTAGTTTACAAGAATAAAACTATATTATTCTCATAA
- a CDS encoding helix-turn-helix transcriptional regulator codes for MAFLTPASILSEIVSVNYLLIPVINRFGIKLGLEDKSVKTICTEYNQNIDFFLTILNTYLNEDYFPEKKLQEFEIDLVTDYLKRTDMYYMHGQIPNIEKHLNALIATSDPNNKQLELIRKLFFRFKDALIHRINNGLLDDDTSQALLLDLKNILIKHISGSFNENLCYAVVFSVDSLLNDLSKHNRIREKILKPMIAELSEAGVDDWQSLIGKPKTNLLLEEDSAISVRELDVLKLVALGLLNKEIADRLNISLNTVLSHRKNITAKLGIKTVSGLIFYCISHGYISADEIEL; via the coding sequence ATGGCTTTTCTGACTCCTGCATCTATTTTGTCCGAAATTGTTAGTGTAAATTATTTACTGATACCGGTTATCAACCGTTTCGGTATCAAATTAGGGTTGGAGGATAAATCGGTAAAAACCATCTGCACCGAATATAATCAGAATATTGACTTTTTTCTGACTATTCTGAATACTTATCTCAATGAAGACTATTTTCCTGAAAAAAAATTGCAGGAATTTGAAATTGATTTGGTGACCGATTATTTGAAACGAACTGATATGTATTATATGCATGGTCAGATTCCCAATATAGAAAAACACCTCAATGCTCTCATCGCTACGAGTGATCCCAATAATAAGCAATTGGAGCTTATCCGTAAATTGTTTTTTCGCTTTAAAGATGCATTAATCCACCGGATCAACAACGGTTTGTTGGATGATGATACTTCTCAGGCGTTATTATTGGATTTGAAGAACATTCTGATAAAACATATATCGGGTAGTTTCAATGAGAATCTTTGTTATGCAGTTGTATTTTCGGTTGATAGTTTGTTGAACGATCTAAGCAAGCACAACCGTATAAGAGAAAAGATCCTAAAGCCAATGATTGCCGAATTATCAGAGGCCGGTGTTGATGACTGGCAAAGCTTGATCGGTAAACCCAAAACAAATCTTCTCTTAGAAGAAGATTCTGCCATCTCGGTTCGTGAACTGGATGTCTTAAAACTTGTAGCATTAGGTTTACTCAACAAAGAAATAGCAGATCGCCTTAATATCAGCCTTAATACGGTTCTTTCTCACCGCAAAAATATTACAGCTAAATTAGGTATCAAAACAGTATCGGGGCTAATCTTCTACTGTATCAGCCACGGATATATTTCTGCTGATGAGATAGAGTTATGA
- a CDS encoding sodium:solute symporter — MIATTILIIFAAYFGILYLISVLISRGSSDNDAFFVANRKSPWYIVAIGMIGTSVSGVTFVSVPGMVGAFNMSYMQMVFGFFFGYLVVAYLLLPLYYKLNLTSIYTYLDQRFGNYSYKTGASFFILSRIIGSAAKLYLVALILQTLVFEAWHIPFWLTVSGIILFIWIYTRKSGIKTIVWTDMLQTLSFVIAAILIIWQVSSLLDFNLKEVVTTVADNPHSKIFHFEWKSPMNFFKQFFSGVFIVIVMTGLDQDNMQKNLTCKNLKDAQKNMLTYGFLFTPINLLFLALGILLLVFASQKGITLPEVSDEILPYLVSNYLGLPCLIFFTIGIIGASFANADSALTSLTTSFCVDILGVDKKDDKQANTTRKRVHIGMSIVFVLVILFIHHIGQENVLNTIYKVASYTYGPLLGLFALGLFSKINIRDKHAPFVCITAPIICYFLEEMLFSCFNYKVGYEILMLNGLLTVIGLLAISKKSESSVFK, encoded by the coding sequence ATGATAGCTACAACCATTTTAATCATATTTGCCGCTTACTTCGGAATATTATACCTGATATCGGTTCTTATCAGCCGGGGAAGCTCCGATAATGATGCATTTTTTGTTGCCAACCGCAAATCGCCCTGGTATATTGTTGCTATCGGAATGATAGGAACAAGTGTATCGGGCGTTACGTTTGTTTCGGTTCCGGGAATGGTTGGAGCTTTTAATATGTCATACATGCAAATGGTATTCGGATTCTTTTTCGGATATCTCGTCGTTGCCTATCTTCTTTTACCGCTCTATTATAAGCTCAACCTTACCTCGATTTATACTTACCTCGATCAACGGTTCGGCAATTATTCATACAAAACAGGAGCTTCATTTTTTATACTTTCACGCATCATAGGTTCTGCTGCCAAACTTTATCTTGTAGCTCTTATTTTACAGACATTGGTCTTTGAAGCATGGCATATTCCCTTTTGGCTTACGGTTAGCGGCATTATCTTATTTATATGGATATATACCCGCAAAAGTGGCATTAAAACAATTGTATGGACCGATATGCTGCAAACGCTTAGCTTTGTCATAGCAGCTATACTTATTATATGGCAGGTATCTTCGCTATTAGACTTTAATCTGAAAGAAGTTGTAACAACCGTAGCTGATAACCCTCATTCAAAGATATTCCATTTCGAGTGGAAAAGTCCGATGAACTTTTTCAAGCAATTTTTCAGTGGTGTATTTATAGTTATTGTAATGACCGGACTCGATCAGGATAATATGCAAAAGAACCTGACTTGCAAAAACCTGAAAGATGCACAAAAAAACATGCTTACTTACGGGTTTTTATTTACTCCGATAAATCTTCTCTTTTTGGCATTGGGTATTCTTTTATTAGTATTTGCATCACAAAAAGGAATAACATTGCCCGAAGTTTCGGATGAGATACTACCCTATTTGGTTAGTAATTATTTGGGATTACCTTGCCTCATTTTTTTTACTATTGGAATAATTGGAGCTTCGTTTGCCAATGCCGATTCTGCTCTGACATCGCTTACAACGTCTTTTTGTGTCGATATACTAGGAGTAGATAAAAAAGACGATAAACAAGCTAATACAACCCGTAAAAGGGTTCATATCGGGATGAGTATTGTATTTGTTCTTGTGATTCTTTTTATCCACCATATCGGTCAGGAAAATGTACTGAATACTATTTATAAAGTAGCCTCGTATACTTATGGACCCCTTTTAGGCTTGTTTGCTTTGGGCTTATTTTCTAAGATAAATATCAGGGATAAACATGCTCCGTTTGTATGTATTACAGCCCCTATTATATGCTATTTCCTGGAAGAAATGCTTTTCTCTTGCTTTAATTATAAGGTAGGGTATGAAATACTTATGTTGAATGGATTACTCACAGTAATTGGTCTACTAGCCATCAGCAAAAAGAGTGAATCATCTGTGTTCAAATAA
- a CDS encoding AAA family ATPase codes for MIPTIDTSNPEFKNALDLITRTRQSVFLTGKAGTGKSTFLKHLCDITKKKYVVLAPTGIAAINANGSTIHSFFKLPFRPMLLDDQDLSLVNGRIFEFFKYKKDHRKLIQEVELIIIDEISMVRADMIDCIDRILRVYSNNMRTPFGGKQLVFVGDVFQLEPVVTSDSKDILSRFYPNPYFFSAKVFSEAKLVPIEFTKIYRQTDRIFISILDKIRTGVVGSAEMQTLNTRFQPSFNPSEDEMYITLATKRDNVDYINEKKMAELETPEFISNGTIDGDFPESSLPTARNLLLKEHAQVMFIHNDQQWPRRWVNGSLGVVSNIDEMDNVYVLLEDGKEVLVDLETWRNYRYKYNEAEKKIEEEIIGTFTQLPLKAAWAITVHKSQGLTFSRVIVDFNGGVFAGGQAYVALSRCTSLEGMVLRKMISRSDVFVRPEIIEFSRQFNNQQLIEKALKESDADYLYSKTIKDFDEGNFEDCIETFFKAIRARYDIEKPLSKRFIRKKLNVINELEQQNKLLITKMLEQRTALHKYAEEYYLLGNECIVSYKDTRAALANFNKALDLDPMYVDAWVRKGVTLYDMKDYYEADVCFNKAVSLSPLLFKALYNRGKNRIAMEEYELAITDLDRASVVKPDHAPCHEYLAQCYANIGNEELAQRHLMIAREIKGIDADDD; via the coding sequence TTGATACCAACAATAGATACATCCAATCCGGAATTTAAGAATGCACTCGATTTAATAACCCGCACCCGCCAATCTGTTTTCTTGACAGGTAAGGCCGGTACCGGAAAATCGACATTCTTAAAGCATTTGTGCGATATTACGAAAAAGAAATACGTAGTACTTGCACCAACAGGTATTGCAGCTATAAATGCCAATGGGTCAACCATTCACTCATTTTTTAAACTGCCATTTCGACCGATGTTGCTCGATGATCAGGATTTGAGTCTGGTAAACGGACGTATATTCGAATTCTTTAAATATAAAAAAGATCACAGAAAATTAATTCAGGAAGTTGAGCTTATCATCATAGATGAGATTTCGATGGTGCGTGCCGATATGATAGACTGTATCGATCGTATTCTTCGTGTATATTCGAACAATATGCGTACCCCTTTCGGTGGAAAACAATTGGTTTTTGTGGGGGATGTATTTCAGTTAGAGCCTGTAGTAACAAGCGATTCTAAAGATATACTGAGTCGGTTCTATCCGAATCCGTATTTCTTTTCAGCAAAAGTATTTTCGGAAGCTAAACTTGTTCCTATCGAGTTTACCAAGATATACAGGCAGACCGACCGTATTTTTATTTCTATTCTCGATAAAATAAGGACAGGTGTAGTAGGATCGGCAGAAATGCAGACTCTTAATACTCGGTTTCAACCCTCTTTTAATCCATCCGAAGATGAAATGTATATCACCTTAGCAACAAAGCGTGATAATGTCGATTACATCAATGAAAAGAAGATGGCTGAACTCGAAACTCCCGAATTTATCAGTAATGGTACAATTGATGGAGATTTTCCCGAATCGAGTCTTCCAACAGCCAGAAATCTTCTTTTGAAAGAGCATGCACAGGTAATGTTTATCCATAACGATCAGCAATGGCCTCGACGCTGGGTAAACGGATCATTGGGCGTAGTGTCTAACATTGATGAGATGGACAATGTATATGTGCTGCTTGAAGATGGAAAAGAAGTCTTGGTGGATCTTGAAACCTGGAGAAATTACCGTTACAAATACAATGAGGCTGAAAAGAAAATAGAGGAAGAAATTATAGGTACTTTTACTCAGTTACCCCTTAAGGCTGCTTGGGCAATCACTGTACATAAAAGTCAGGGTTTGACATTCAGCAGGGTTATTGTTGACTTCAATGGAGGTGTATTTGCAGGCGGTCAAGCCTATGTTGCTTTGAGCCGATGTACCTCTTTGGAAGGTATGGTTTTACGGAAAATGATTAGTAGATCGGATGTCTTTGTTCGACCCGAAATTATAGAATTCAGCCGTCAGTTCAATAATCAGCAATTGATCGAAAAAGCATTGAAAGAGTCCGATGCCGATTATCTGTATTCTAAAACGATAAAAGACTTTGATGAGGGTAACTTCGAAGATTGTATCGAAACGTTTTTTAAGGCCATACGTGCCCGTTATGATATTGAAAAGCCTTTGTCGAAACGTTTTATACGAAAGAAATTAAATGTAATAAATGAACTAGAACAGCAAAATAAGCTTTTAATCACTAAGATGCTGGAGCAACGCACGGCTCTTCATAAATATGCCGAAGAATACTATTTGCTGGGTAATGAATGTATTGTTTCCTATAAAGATACAAGAGCAGCATTGGCCAATTTTAATAAAGCATTAGATCTGGACCCCATGTATGTAGATGCATGGGTACGCAAAGGCGTAACTTTGTATGATATGAAGGATTATTACGAAGCCGATGTCTGTTTCAATAAAGCCGTAAGTCTTAGTCCTTTGTTATTTAAAGCATTATATAACAGAGGAAAAAACAGAATAGCAATGGAAGAGTATGAATTGGCTATTACGGACTTGGATCGTGCATCTGTCGTAAAACCTGATCATGCTCCATGTCATGAATATTTGGCTCAATGTTATGCCAATATAGGCAATGAAGAACTGGCTCAAAGACATCTGATGATTGCCCGAGAAATAAAAGGGATAGATGCTGACGATGATTAA
- a CDS encoding GNAT family N-acetyltransferase, with translation MELTYQKDCTNIDWDRVPELLNKVGMSSVDADKHRISFENSYAVVFVFDEKKMIGLGRSISDGVRQTALYDIAIDPTYQGHGIGRKVVDILLDATPDCNFVLYASPGKEDFYRKLGFKKMKTGMMIFADPKRMEDGVFVDK, from the coding sequence ATGGAATTAACATATCAAAAAGATTGTACTAACATAGATTGGGATAGGGTTCCCGAATTATTAAATAAAGTAGGGATGTCATCTGTGGATGCAGACAAGCATCGTATCTCATTCGAAAATAGTTATGCTGTAGTATTTGTTTTTGATGAGAAAAAAATGATTGGTTTGGGGCGGAGTATTTCTGATGGAGTACGACAAACAGCTTTATATGATATTGCCATTGATCCTACGTATCAAGGTCATGGGATTGGACGTAAAGTTGTTGATATCCTTCTAGATGCTACCCCTGATTGTAATTTTGTTTTATATGCGTCTCCAGGAAAAGAAGACTTTTATCGAAAGTTGGGATTTAAGAAAATGAAGACAGGAATGATGATCTTTGCAGACCCTAAAAGAATGGAAGATGGAGTTTTTGTTGATAAATAA
- a CDS encoding NUDIX domain-containing protein → MTKRYSTAEVLAQANDTFLDSVSVDCVVLAFHQGNLKVLLNKFKISDKWMLPGGFIHIDEHVDDAADRIIRARVGLDNLYLKQFHLFGNCDRTRKEENLKMLESWGVSPDDNHWFLKRFVSMGYYALVEYDKVSISVDESVEEVGWYDLNDLPPLFADHNQIVDKAIKTMRIQVGIIPIGYELLPEKFTMPELRLIYEAILGQELDRRNFQRKMLSVGLINRLNEKRKNGAHKAPYLYSFNKEKYEEAKDGGVHLMPWTH, encoded by the coding sequence ATGACAAAGCGGTATTCAACAGCAGAAGTTCTTGCACAAGCTAATGATACTTTCTTGGACAGTGTTTCTGTCGACTGTGTGGTCTTGGCTTTTCATCAAGGAAATTTAAAAGTTTTACTCAATAAATTTAAGATAAGTGATAAATGGATGTTGCCTGGTGGCTTTATCCATATTGACGAGCATGTAGACGATGCAGCTGATCGTATCATAAGAGCGAGAGTTGGTCTTGATAATCTTTATTTAAAGCAATTTCATTTATTTGGAAATTGCGACAGAACTCGGAAGGAAGAGAACCTTAAGATGTTAGAGTCTTGGGGAGTAAGTCCTGATGATAATCATTGGTTTCTAAAGCGATTTGTATCGATGGGATACTATGCTTTGGTAGAATATGATAAGGTATCCATTAGTGTAGATGAATCAGTTGAAGAAGTCGGTTGGTACGATTTAAATGATCTGCCGCCTTTGTTTGCTGATCATAACCAGATTGTAGACAAAGCTATCAAAACAATGCGTATACAGGTTGGCATTATTCCTATAGGTTACGAGTTGTTACCTGAAAAGTTCACCATGCCTGAGCTTCGTTTAATTTATGAAGCAATATTAGGTCAGGAGTTAGACCGACGTAATTTTCAGCGTAAGATGTTATCAGTCGGTTTAATAAATAGACTCAACGAAAAGCGTAAGAATGGTGCTCATAAAGCTCCTTACTTGTATTCGTTCAATAAAGAAAAATACGAGGAAGCTAAAGATGGCGGAGTGCATTTAATGCCTTGGACGCATTAA